A single genomic interval of Agromyces cerinus harbors:
- a CDS encoding DUF3817 domain-containing protein → MSPKRLYRALAFAEAVTWTILIVAMILKYAAGVEWAVLVGGSIHGFVFLSYALTAVIVGVNQRWNVGRIAFAVLTAIVPYATIPFDLWLVRKGHLEGDWRREKTDHPADSNWVNGLLRWFLARPVLLISLAVVGIVVVFAGLLVIGPPGGREA, encoded by the coding sequence GTGTCACCGAAACGCCTCTATCGCGCCCTGGCCTTCGCCGAGGCCGTCACGTGGACGATCCTGATCGTCGCGATGATCCTGAAGTACGCCGCCGGCGTCGAGTGGGCGGTGCTGGTCGGCGGGTCGATCCACGGCTTCGTGTTCCTGTCGTACGCGCTCACCGCGGTCATCGTCGGTGTCAACCAGCGCTGGAACGTCGGCCGCATCGCCTTCGCCGTGCTCACCGCGATCGTGCCCTACGCGACCATCCCGTTCGACCTGTGGCTCGTGCGCAAGGGCCACCTCGAGGGCGACTGGCGCCGCGAGAAGACCGACCACCCGGCCGACTCCAACTGGGTCAACGGGCTGCTGCGCTGGTTCCTCGCGCGCCCCGTGCTGCTCATCTCGCTCGCCGTCGTCGGCATCGTCGTGGTCTTCGCGGGCCTCCTCGTGATCGGCCCGCCCGGTGGCCGCGAGGCCTGA
- a CDS encoding adenine phosphoribosyltransferase produces MTEQSARELVSSLIASIPDFPEPGVTFRDLTPVFASGPALHALGTSLTEPFAGRFDDIGGVEARGFLIAGAASAICGAGVLTIRKAGKLPRAVLREDYALEYGTAALEVHEGELPPGSRVLIVDDVLATGGTVAAAARLVERAGWQVAGISVALELEGLGGREALGDRYEIFSLLQY; encoded by the coding sequence GTGACCGAGCAGTCTGCACGCGAGCTCGTCTCGAGCCTCATCGCGTCGATCCCCGATTTCCCCGAACCCGGCGTGACGTTCCGCGACCTGACCCCGGTGTTCGCCAGCGGACCGGCACTGCACGCGCTCGGCACCTCGCTGACGGAGCCGTTCGCCGGCCGGTTCGACGACATCGGCGGCGTCGAGGCGCGCGGGTTCCTCATCGCGGGCGCCGCCTCGGCGATCTGCGGTGCGGGCGTGCTCACCATCCGCAAGGCCGGCAAGCTGCCGCGCGCGGTGCTGCGCGAGGACTACGCGCTCGAGTACGGCACCGCGGCGCTCGAGGTGCACGAGGGCGAGCTGCCACCGGGCTCCCGCGTGCTCATCGTCGACGACGTGCTCGCGACCGGCGGCACCGTCGCCGCCGCGGCCCGTCTCGTCGAACGGGCGGGCTGGCAGGTGGCCGGCATCTCGGTCGCGCTCGAGCTCGAGGGACTCGGCGGCCGCGAGGCGCTCGGCGACCGCTACGAGATCTTCTCGCTGCTGCAGTACTGA
- a CDS encoding SDR family oxidoreductase: MTGRFANDTVLVIGGTHRLGAAIAAAADAEDARVTVSSHAPRDESTLHIDLRDEASVAAAAQRIGPIDHLISTASMTYSAPIREMELSRVQEAMAAKITGPLLLAKHFQIRQSLTLFSGQVAWRPGSGSYATGITNGAIAFAAQHLAAELAPVRVNAISPGIIDSGLWDARGAEKAAFLTAAASRTLVGGTGTVQDIVDAVLWIMSAPFFTGETLRLDGGRR; encoded by the coding sequence ATGACTGGAAGATTCGCCAACGACACCGTCCTCGTCATCGGCGGAACCCACCGCTTGGGCGCTGCCATCGCGGCGGCCGCAGACGCGGAAGACGCACGCGTGACCGTTTCATCGCACGCGCCACGTGACGAGAGCACACTGCACATCGACCTGCGCGACGAGGCGTCCGTGGCTGCGGCCGCGCAGCGCATCGGCCCCATCGATCACCTGATCTCGACCGCCAGCATGACCTACAGTGCGCCGATCCGCGAGATGGAGCTCTCGCGGGTGCAGGAGGCGATGGCGGCGAAGATCACCGGCCCCCTCCTGCTGGCCAAGCACTTCCAGATCCGGCAGTCGCTCACCCTCTTCTCCGGCCAGGTCGCGTGGCGTCCCGGTTCCGGGAGTTACGCCACTGGAATCACCAACGGCGCCATCGCGTTCGCAGCCCAGCACCTGGCCGCCGAACTCGCTCCGGTGCGCGTGAACGCGATCTCTCCGGGGATCATCGATTCAGGTCTGTGGGATGCCCGCGGTGCGGAGAAGGCGGCGTTCCTCACGGCAGCCGCCTCCAGGACGCTCGTCGGTGGCACCGGAACCGTCCAGGACATCGTCGATGCCGTGCTGTGGATCATGTCGGCCCCGTTCTTCACCGGCGAGACCCTGCGGCTCGACGGCGGACGCCGGTGA
- a CDS encoding winged helix-turn-helix transcriptional regulator, translated as MAYDIMSASCPSRIVLRRIGARWTVFIVNALEHGPMRFTALATRIQGITPKVLVETLRSLEEDGLVSRTVFDENPPHVEYELTELGRSLLVPLRAVREWAEEHVPAVLAARAALGPTDAN; from the coding sequence ATGGCGTACGACATCATGTCCGCGAGCTGCCCATCGCGTATCGTGCTGCGGCGCATCGGCGCACGATGGACGGTGTTCATCGTCAACGCGCTCGAACACGGGCCGATGCGATTCACCGCGCTGGCGACCCGAATCCAGGGGATCACACCGAAGGTTCTCGTGGAAACGCTCCGGTCTCTGGAGGAAGACGGCCTGGTCTCCCGAACCGTATTCGACGAGAACCCCCCTCATGTCGAGTACGAGCTCACAGAGCTGGGCCGCTCGCTGCTGGTGCCGCTCCGCGCCGTGAGGGAATGGGCCGAGGAACACGTCCCCGCGGTCCTCGCCGCCCGCGCCGCTCTCGGGCCGACCGACGCGAACTAG
- a CDS encoding DNA alkylation repair protein: MTAPQATVGEVMADLAALEDPKVRAVNERHGDDHGVNLTKLRAVAKRVGTQPELARDLWATGDTPARLVALLISRPKQYSAAELDAMLREARVPKVHDWLVNYIVKKNPHVEELRVAWFDDADPVVASAGWALTTTRVAKSPEGLDIPGLLDLIEAHMKQAPDRLQWAMNETLANIGIHHPEYRARALEIGERLEVLKDYPTPPNCTSPFAPIWINEIVRRQTR, encoded by the coding sequence ATGACAGCACCGCAGGCCACCGTCGGCGAGGTCATGGCCGACCTCGCCGCCCTCGAAGACCCCAAGGTGCGGGCGGTGAACGAACGCCACGGCGACGACCACGGCGTGAACCTCACCAAGCTGCGCGCGGTCGCCAAGCGGGTCGGCACGCAGCCCGAACTCGCCCGCGATCTCTGGGCGACGGGCGACACCCCGGCCCGACTCGTGGCGCTCCTCATCAGCCGCCCGAAGCAGTACAGCGCGGCCGAGCTCGACGCCATGCTCCGCGAGGCCCGCGTGCCCAAGGTGCACGACTGGCTCGTCAACTACATCGTCAAGAAGAACCCGCACGTCGAAGAGCTGCGCGTCGCCTGGTTCGACGACGCCGACCCCGTCGTGGCGAGCGCCGGATGGGCGCTGACGACCACCCGCGTCGCGAAGTCGCCCGAGGGGCTCGACATCCCGGGGCTGCTCGACCTCATCGAGGCGCACATGAAGCAGGCTCCCGACCGCCTGCAGTGGGCCATGAACGAGACCCTCGCGAACATCGGCATCCACCACCCCGAGTACCGCGCACGCGCGCTCGAGATCGGCGAGCGCCTCGAGGTGCTGAAGGACTACCCCACCCCGCCGAACTGCACCTCGCCGTTCGCGCCGATCTGGATCAACGAGATCGTCCGTCGGCAGACTCGCTGA
- a CDS encoding tetratricopeptide repeat protein — MLRWARGIRSLARSPDDPDRADDRDDGTMTATLSPELEATLREIFERRDRANMQPTIDEFLAVLADHPGDPYVLYEVGGSYDTAGEEETALGYYEQALAAGLAGDPLRRCLLQYGSTLRILGRMDDSLAALDRARAEYPDSESVRLFHALGLHAAGRSDAAVGELLAFAADTVRTPDVLRYEAALRGNAGYLLALDEERSGA, encoded by the coding sequence GTGCTTCGGTGGGCGCGCGGCATCCGCTCGCTCGCGCGCTCGCCCGACGACCCCGATCGCGCCGACGACCGCGATGATGGAACGATGACCGCCACCCTCTCCCCCGAGCTCGAAGCGACGCTGCGCGAGATCTTCGAGCGCCGCGACCGCGCGAACATGCAGCCGACGATCGACGAGTTCCTCGCCGTGCTCGCCGACCACCCCGGCGACCCGTACGTGCTCTACGAGGTCGGCGGCTCGTACGACACCGCGGGCGAGGAGGAGACCGCGCTCGGGTACTACGAGCAGGCGCTGGCCGCCGGACTCGCCGGCGACCCGCTGCGTCGGTGCCTGCTGCAGTACGGCAGCACGCTGCGCATCCTCGGCCGCATGGACGACTCCCTCGCCGCGCTCGACCGGGCGCGCGCCGAGTACCCCGACTCCGAGTCCGTGCGCCTGTTCCACGCGCTCGGGCTGCACGCCGCGGGCCGCAGCGACGCCGCGGTCGGCGAGCTGCTCGCCTTCGCCGCCGATACGGTGCGCACGCCCGACGTGCTGCGGTACGAAGCCGCACTGCGCGGCAACGCCGGGTACCTGCTGGCACTCGACGAGGAGCGCAGCGGGGCCTGA
- a CDS encoding AMP-binding protein has product MARSTYPDLTVPDTSIYDYLFGGLTDAELDRVALIDGTSGAETSYRQLVGQIGLLAGALAARGVGVGDVVALLCPNVPAFATVFHGILRSGATATTINSLYTPEEIANQLTDAGATWFFTVSPLLPGAKAAAARLGIADDHLVVLDGAEGHPSLRDLLGEGNPAPEVSFDPATHLAVLPYSSGTTGRPKGVMLTHANLVANIEQARGSIGLVADDRVLAVLPFFHIYGMTALLNYALKLRAALVTMPRFDLVEFLRIISEHRATWVFIAPPIAVALAKHPLVDQYDLSSVRVVFSGAAPLDGALAELVASRIGCTVAQGYGMTETSPVTHVIPTDRDDLDRSSIGFLVPNTEARLVDVETGVDVETPADDGTSEPGELWIRGPQVMQGYLGNAAATAEMLDDDGWLHTGDIATVTADGVYRIVDRLKELIKYKGYQVAPAVLEAVLLGHPAIADAAVIGVLDADGQEVPKAFVVVQSGADLDADTVIAHVTAHVAPHEKVRVVEFIEVIPKSSAGKILRKDLRAREQAATA; this is encoded by the coding sequence ATGGCCCGGAGCACGTACCCCGACCTCACCGTTCCCGACACGTCGATCTACGACTACCTCTTCGGCGGGCTCACCGACGCCGAGCTCGACCGGGTGGCGCTCATCGACGGCACGAGCGGCGCGGAGACGAGCTATCGCCAGCTCGTCGGCCAGATCGGGCTCCTCGCCGGGGCGCTCGCAGCCCGCGGCGTCGGCGTCGGCGATGTGGTCGCCCTGCTCTGCCCCAACGTGCCCGCGTTCGCCACGGTCTTCCACGGCATCCTGCGCTCCGGCGCCACCGCGACCACGATCAACTCGCTCTACACGCCCGAGGAGATCGCCAACCAGTTGACGGATGCCGGTGCCACCTGGTTCTTCACCGTGTCCCCGCTCCTCCCGGGCGCGAAGGCCGCGGCAGCGCGCCTCGGCATCGCCGACGACCACCTCGTGGTGCTCGACGGCGCCGAAGGGCACCCGTCGCTGCGCGACCTGCTCGGCGAGGGCAACCCGGCGCCCGAGGTCTCGTTCGACCCGGCGACCCACCTCGCCGTGCTCCCCTACTCCTCGGGCACGACCGGGCGCCCGAAGGGCGTCATGCTCACGCACGCGAACCTCGTCGCGAACATCGAGCAGGCGCGCGGCTCCATCGGTCTCGTGGCCGACGACCGCGTGCTCGCGGTGCTGCCGTTCTTCCACATCTACGGCATGACGGCCCTCTTGAACTACGCCCTCAAGCTCCGGGCCGCCCTCGTGACGATGCCGAGGTTCGACCTCGTCGAGTTCCTCCGCATCATCAGCGAACACCGGGCGACCTGGGTGTTCATCGCGCCGCCGATCGCGGTGGCGCTCGCGAAGCATCCGCTCGTCGACCAGTACGACCTCTCGAGTGTGCGGGTCGTCTTCTCGGGTGCGGCTCCGCTCGACGGCGCCCTCGCCGAGCTCGTGGCCTCCCGCATCGGCTGCACGGTCGCCCAGGGATACGGCATGACCGAGACGAGCCCCGTCACGCACGTGATCCCCACCGACCGCGACGACCTCGACCGCTCGTCCATCGGCTTCCTGGTGCCGAACACCGAGGCGCGCCTCGTCGACGTCGAGACGGGCGTCGACGTCGAGACACCGGCCGACGACGGCACGAGCGAGCCCGGCGAGCTCTGGATCCGCGGCCCGCAGGTGATGCAGGGCTACCTCGGCAACGCCGCGGCGACCGCCGAGATGCTCGACGACGACGGCTGGCTGCACACGGGCGACATCGCAACGGTGACCGCCGACGGCGTCTACCGCATCGTCGATCGCCTCAAGGAGCTCATCAAGTACAAGGGCTACCAGGTGGCGCCGGCCGTGCTCGAGGCGGTGCTGCTCGGCCACCCGGCGATCGCCGACGCCGCCGTCATCGGCGTGCTCGACGCCGACGGCCAGGAGGTGCCGAAGGCCTTCGTCGTGGTGCAGTCCGGCGCCGACCTCGACGCCGACACGGTCATCGCGCACGTGACAGCACACGTCGCGCCGCACGAGAAGGTGCGCGTCGTCGAGTTCATCGAGGTGATCCCGAAGTCGAGCGCCGGCAAGATCCTGCGCAAGGACCTGCGGGCGCGCGAGCAGGCGGCCACCGCCTGA
- a CDS encoding Fur family transcriptional regulator gives MSTNATEEREQVAARLRGAGLKVTESRLAVFDAFRPGEHLDADDVFTRVAGPLPTTSRQAVYGVLGALAEAGLLRKIEPAGSPALYETRVGDNHHHLVCTGCGKVFDVGCVVGEAACLTPSETHGFSIATAEVTFWGLCPECSASGALS, from the coding sequence ATGAGCACGAACGCCACCGAGGAGCGCGAGCAGGTCGCTGCACGCCTTCGCGGTGCAGGGCTCAAGGTCACCGAATCGCGTCTCGCGGTCTTCGACGCATTCCGGCCGGGCGAGCATCTCGATGCCGACGACGTGTTCACGCGCGTCGCCGGGCCACTGCCGACGACGTCCCGGCAGGCCGTCTACGGCGTGCTCGGCGCGCTCGCCGAGGCCGGGCTGCTCCGCAAGATCGAGCCGGCCGGTTCGCCGGCGCTCTACGAGACCCGCGTCGGCGACAACCACCACCACCTCGTCTGCACCGGCTGCGGCAAGGTCTTCGACGTCGGCTGCGTCGTCGGCGAGGCCGCATGCCTCACGCCGAGCGAGACGCACGGCTTCAGCATCGCCACCGCGGAGGTCACCTTCTGGGGCCTCTGCCCCGAGTGCAGCGCGAGCGGCGCGCTGAGCTGA
- a CDS encoding catalase, which produces MSEPTTTPTTTQTGTPVASDAHSLTIGADGATVLHDRYLVEKLAQFNRERIPERIVHAKGGGAFGRFEVTADVSAYTRAAVFQPGSTVETLLRFSSVAGEQGSPDTWRDVRGFSVKFYTTEGNYDIVGNNTPVFFIRDAIKFPDFIHSQKRLPGSGLRDADMQWDFWTLSPESAHQVTYLMGDRGLPKSWREMHGFGSHTYQWINAAGEKFWVKYHFRSQQGDLHLDAESAEAIAGADADYYRRDLHEAIEAGDHPKWDLHVQVMPYDDAKTYRFNPFDLTKVWPHADYPLIPVGTLTLDRNPQNFFAEIEQAAFSPANTVPGIAISPDKMLMARVFSYPDAQRYRVGTNYNQIPVNAPHAASVANYSQDGAQRHAFNTPTTPVYAPNSFGGPVASAEAAAEGGWESDGELVRAAYTLRSDDSDFGQAGTLYREVYSAEAKLRLQATLAGQAASITIDEIRERFFQYWTNVDADLGAALRAAHATAVADGAAA; this is translated from the coding sequence ATGTCGGAACCCACCACGACGCCCACCACGACGCAGACCGGAACCCCGGTCGCCAGCGACGCCCACTCCCTCACGATCGGCGCCGACGGCGCGACGGTGCTGCACGACCGCTACCTCGTCGAGAAGCTCGCCCAGTTCAACCGCGAGCGGATTCCGGAGCGCATCGTGCACGCCAAGGGCGGCGGCGCGTTCGGTCGCTTCGAGGTGACCGCGGATGTCTCGGCCTACACGCGTGCCGCGGTGTTCCAGCCCGGCTCGACCGTCGAGACGCTGCTGCGCTTCTCGAGCGTCGCCGGTGAGCAGGGCTCGCCCGACACCTGGCGCGACGTGCGCGGCTTCTCGGTGAAGTTCTACACGACCGAGGGCAACTACGACATCGTCGGCAACAACACCCCCGTGTTCTTCATCCGCGACGCGATCAAGTTCCCCGACTTCATCCACTCGCAGAAGCGCCTGCCGGGGTCGGGCCTGCGCGACGCCGACATGCAGTGGGACTTCTGGACCCTCTCGCCCGAGTCCGCCCACCAGGTCACCTACCTCATGGGCGACCGGGGCCTGCCGAAGTCGTGGCGCGAGATGCACGGCTTCGGGTCGCACACCTACCAGTGGATCAACGCCGCGGGCGAGAAGTTCTGGGTGAAGTACCACTTCCGCTCGCAGCAGGGCGACCTGCACCTCGACGCCGAGAGCGCCGAGGCGATCGCCGGTGCCGACGCCGACTACTACCGCCGCGACCTGCACGAGGCGATCGAGGCGGGTGACCACCCCAAGTGGGACCTGCACGTGCAGGTCATGCCCTACGACGACGCGAAGACCTACCGGTTCAACCCGTTCGACCTCACCAAGGTCTGGCCGCACGCGGACTACCCGCTGATCCCGGTCGGCACGCTCACCCTCGACCGCAACCCGCAGAACTTCTTCGCCGAGATCGAGCAGGCCGCGTTCTCGCCCGCGAACACCGTTCCCGGCATCGCGATCAGCCCCGACAAGATGCTGATGGCGCGCGTGTTCAGCTACCCCGACGCGCAGCGCTACCGCGTGGGCACGAACTACAACCAGATCCCGGTGAACGCGCCGCACGCGGCATCCGTCGCCAACTACTCGCAGGATGGCGCCCAGCGTCACGCCTTCAACACGCCCACCACGCCGGTCTACGCGCCGAACTCGTTCGGCGGCCCCGTGGCGTCGGCCGAGGCGGCTGCCGAGGGCGGCTGGGAGAGCGACGGCGAGCTCGTGCGCGCCGCGTACACGCTGCGCTCGGACGACAGCGACTTCGGCCAGGCGGGCACGCTCTACCGCGAGGTCTACTCGGCCGAGGCGAAGCTCCGCCTGCAGGCGACGCTCGCCGGCCAGGCGGCCTCGATCACGATCGACGAGATCCGCGAGCGGTTCTTCCAGTACTGGACGAACGTCGACGCCGACCTCGGTGCCGCGCTCCGCGCCGCGCACGCGACGGCGGTCGCCGACGGCGCCGCGGCGTAG